The Elgaria multicarinata webbii isolate HBS135686 ecotype San Diego chromosome 1, rElgMul1.1.pri, whole genome shotgun sequence genome has a window encoding:
- the NPVF gene encoding pro-FMRFamide-related neuropeptide VF, with translation MNRLILFSLATCFLLARETICFDESLITNLQSREEYSDDNYSESSEDIIEEKQRSVNLEELKDWELQNIIKMSTPTIKKVPDSVANLPLRFGRNFQEERSIKPAANLPLRFGRASAGSHSRHPIPVSHRFERAPFVQSSFHNLPQRFGRARPFNLPQETQDYDQDKKKFGSLYNHMKRDSDDEGDGIWKTLDQFPL, from the exons ATGAACagattaatattattttctttagctaCATGTTTCCTTTTAGCCCGCGAAACTATCTGCTTTGATGAATCGTTAATAACCAACTTGCAGAGCAGAGAAGAATACAGCGATGATAACTATTCTGAG tCTAGTGAAGACATTATAGAGGAAAAGCAGAGAAGTGTGAACCTTGAAGAACTGAAGGACTGGGAGCTGCAGAACATCATTAAGATGAGTACACCAACCATAAAGAAGGTGCCAGATTCGGTTGCTAATTTGCCACTGAGGTTTGGCAGAAACTTTCAGGAGGAGAGAAGCATCAAACCTGCAGCCAACCTGCCTCTCAGATTTGGAAGGGCATCTGCTGGAAGCCATTCGAGGCATCCTATTCCTGTCTCGCACAGGTTTGAGAGAGCACCTTTTGTTCAAAGTTCCTTCCATAACTTGCCACAACGATTTGGGAGAGCACGGCCCTTCAACCTGCCACAAGAGACCCAAGATTATGACCAAGACAAAAAGAA aTTTGGCAGTTTAtacaaccatatgaaaagggattCTGATGATGAAGGGGATGGCATTTGGAAGACTTTGGATCAATTTCCTCTCTAA